One Bacillus solimangrovi DNA segment encodes these proteins:
- the hflK gene encoding FtsH protease activity modulator HflK, translating into MSTKKGYIVSGLMFVLILLGIVGSTSWYTVDQSEQAVILTFGKVEEGISDPGLHFKLPWPIQSVEILSKETFSLQFGYEQREGEVAREFPEETKMITGDEYIVLADLVVQWKITDPKQYLFSSENPEEVLYNATAASLRGIIGSSKIDDALTSGKAEIEAQVRDLLISLVEKYDIGISVLNVKLQDVDLPNKEVRTAFTAVTDAREMMNTKINEAKKYANKRSKEAEGERDALISNAEGDKTARIEESRGGVAKFNAIYAEYQNEPEITRERLIFETLEQVLPDAKVYIMNEDGNTLKYLPLQSLETKSVVKTDEKGSESSER; encoded by the coding sequence ATGAGTACGAAGAAGGGTTACATAGTTTCTGGTTTAATGTTTGTCTTAATTTTACTTGGTATTGTAGGATCAACAAGCTGGTATACAGTTGATCAGTCTGAGCAAGCTGTAATATTAACATTTGGGAAAGTTGAAGAGGGCATTAGTGATCCGGGTCTTCATTTTAAGCTACCGTGGCCAATTCAATCAGTAGAAATTCTGTCGAAAGAGACTTTCAGTTTGCAGTTTGGGTATGAGCAGAGGGAAGGAGAGGTAGCGAGAGAATTCCCAGAAGAAACGAAGATGATAACAGGTGATGAATATATTGTTTTAGCTGATTTAGTCGTGCAGTGGAAAATTACTGATCCTAAGCAATATTTGTTCAGTTCTGAAAATCCTGAAGAAGTTTTATATAACGCAACAGCTGCTTCATTACGTGGAATTATCGGAAGTTCAAAAATTGATGATGCTCTAACGAGTGGAAAAGCAGAGATTGAAGCACAAGTTCGTGACTTATTAATTTCACTTGTTGAGAAATATGATATCGGTATATCTGTGTTAAATGTGAAGTTGCAGGATGTAGATCTACCGAACAAAGAAGTGCGTACAGCTTTTACAGCTGTAACTGACGCGCGTGAAATGATGAATACAAAAATTAACGAAGCAAAGAAGTACGCTAATAAAAGAAGTAAAGAAGCAGAAGGAGAACGAGATGCACTTATTTCTAACGCAGAAGGTGATAAGACTGCTCGAATCGAAGAATCACGTGGAGGCGTAGCAAAATTTAACGCCATTTATGCTGAATATCAAAATGAACCTGAGATTACGAGAGAACGACTTATTTTTGAAACGTTAGAACAAGTATTACCAGATGCAAAAGTATATATCATGAACGAAGATGGAAATACATTAAAGTATTTACCGTTGCAATCTCTAGAGACTAAAAGCGTAGTGAAAACTGATGAGAAGGGAAGTGAGAGTAGTGAGCGATAA
- the hflC gene encoding protease modulator HflC encodes MSDKKIINIGDHKSNFDWRKSWKRILFFIILLILSIAALTNVYIVKENEYRVVRQFGQVVRIDDEPGLRFKIPFIQSVTTLPKYQMTYDVAEAEINTKDKKRMIIDNYAIWQIDNPKKMISNVRNVLGAEAKMEEFIYSVVRAELGRLDYDEIINDEKSNRRSLNEQVTEEVNRLLDKNNYGISVKDVRMKRIDLPEENEQSVYRRMISERESKAQEYLSMGDAEKSRIMAQTDRDVKEMLAKAEAEAEMIRAAGEQEAARIYNEAFASDKDFYYVYRTLESYKKTINGETVIILPSNSPYTNLLQGFSQ; translated from the coding sequence GTGAGCGATAAAAAGATTATCAATATAGGCGATCATAAATCGAATTTCGATTGGAGAAAAAGCTGGAAAAGAATTTTATTCTTCATCATTTTGTTGATTTTGTCTATTGCTGCTCTTACGAATGTATATATTGTAAAAGAAAATGAATACCGTGTTGTTCGGCAGTTTGGGCAGGTTGTTCGGATTGATGATGAACCGGGGTTACGTTTTAAGATCCCATTTATTCAATCAGTGACAACATTACCAAAGTATCAAATGACATATGATGTAGCAGAAGCTGAAATTAATACAAAAGATAAAAAACGAATGATTATTGATAACTATGCTATTTGGCAAATTGATAATCCGAAGAAAATGATTTCTAATGTTCGTAACGTATTAGGAGCAGAAGCGAAGATGGAAGAGTTCATATATTCAGTTGTAAGAGCTGAATTGGGGAGGTTAGACTATGATGAGATCATTAATGATGAAAAATCTAATCGTCGTAGTTTAAATGAACAAGTGACAGAAGAAGTAAATCGACTATTAGATAAGAATAACTATGGAATTTCAGTGAAAGATGTGCGGATGAAACGTATCGATTTACCAGAAGAAAATGAGCAATCAGTTTATCGACGAATGATTTCAGAACGTGAATCAAAGGCACAAGAATATTTATCAATGGGTGATGCAGAAAAATCAAGAATTATGGCTCAAACAGATCGTGATGTAAAGGAGATGTTAGCAAAGGCAGAGGCAGAAGCTGAAATGATTCGTGCGGCAGGAGAGCAAGAAGCAGCAAGAATTTATAATGAAGCTTTTGCTTCTGATAAAGACTTTTATTATGTTTATCGAACTCTAGAATCGTATAAGAAAACAATTAATGGAGAAACAGTTATTATACTACCATCAAATTCACCTTATACGAATCTACTTCAAGGTTTTTCTCAATAA
- the polA gene encoding DNA polymerase I, whose protein sequence is MSKKKLVVIDGNSIAYRAFFALPLLNNDKGIHTNAIYGFTTMLLKVLEEEKPTHLLVAFDAGKKTFRHDTYKGYKGTREKTPSELSEQFAFIREVLDAFNISRYELENYEADDIIGTLAKRAEKEGMDVKIISGDKDLLQLVSSHVKVALTRKGITDVDTYDLSAIDEKYGITPEQIIDMKGLMGDKSDNIPGVPGIGEKTALKLLKQFGTIERVLESIDDVSGKKLKEKLDENREQAMMSKKLATIIVEAPIDIMLDNITYKEYDVEAVRAVFTDLGFQSLLNRVGGDEQNSSIESLDEIEFELAQAVLDEMLTDKAALIVEVMDENYHEGQIQGFAIVNENKRYFIQTDVALNSTTFKNWVEDSSKKKIVFDAKQAIVSLKWKGITLRGVEMDLLIASYLLNPSESNHDISAIARRKGFNHVQDDELVYGKGAKRKVPDTDELAEHLVRKADSVFQLYDQLEDELKKNEQYGLFKELEMPLSIILAEMESTGVMVDVERLQNMGQDLEGRLTEIEKEIHTLAGESFNINSPKQLGVILFEKLELPVIKKTKTGYSTSADVLDKLKSKHEIVDKILHYRQLGKLNSTYIEGLLKVVHKDTNKIHTRFNQALTQTGRLSSIEPNLQNIPIRLEEGRKIRQAFIPSQQDWVIFAADYSQIELRVLAHIANDENLIEAFNNGMDIHTKTAMDVFNVNADEVTSDMRRQAKAVNFGIVYGISDYGLSQNLGITRKEAQAFIEAYLQSFPGVQEYMDSIVREAKDKGFVSTMMQRRRYIPDITSRNFNQRSFAERTAMNTPIQGSGADIIKKAMIDMAKRLETEGLQARLLLQVHDELIFEAPKEEIEKLIQVVPDVMENTIQLKVPLKVDYSYGPTWFDAK, encoded by the coding sequence ATGAGTAAAAAAAAATTAGTAGTTATAGATGGGAATAGTATTGCATATCGGGCTTTTTTTGCGCTACCACTCTTAAATAATGACAAAGGTATTCATACGAATGCGATATATGGATTTACTACAATGTTATTAAAGGTACTTGAAGAAGAAAAACCAACACATTTGTTAGTTGCCTTTGATGCAGGTAAGAAAACGTTCCGCCATGATACATATAAAGGATATAAAGGAACGAGAGAGAAAACCCCTTCAGAGCTATCAGAACAATTTGCGTTTATTCGTGAAGTATTGGATGCTTTTAATATTTCACGTTATGAATTAGAAAATTATGAGGCTGATGATATTATTGGGACTCTGGCTAAACGTGCAGAAAAAGAGGGCATGGATGTTAAGATCATCTCAGGTGATAAAGACTTGCTTCAGCTTGTATCTAGTCATGTAAAGGTTGCCTTAACACGCAAGGGAATTACAGATGTTGATACATACGATCTTAGTGCAATTGATGAAAAGTATGGGATTACACCAGAACAAATTATTGACATGAAAGGACTTATGGGTGATAAGTCAGATAATATTCCAGGCGTACCAGGAATAGGAGAAAAAACAGCATTAAAGTTGTTAAAACAATTCGGAACCATTGAACGTGTTCTTGAATCAATTGATGATGTGAGTGGCAAGAAACTTAAAGAAAAACTTGATGAAAACAGAGAGCAAGCGATGATGAGTAAGAAATTAGCAACGATTATCGTTGAAGCTCCTATAGATATTATGTTAGATAATATTACATATAAGGAATACGATGTAGAAGCTGTACGTGCAGTATTTACAGATCTAGGTTTCCAGTCACTTCTTAACCGAGTTGGAGGAGATGAACAAAATAGTTCAATAGAAAGCCTAGATGAAATTGAATTTGAATTAGCTCAAGCGGTTCTAGATGAGATGTTAACGGATAAAGCAGCGTTAATTGTTGAAGTAATGGATGAAAATTACCATGAGGGTCAAATACAAGGTTTTGCGATTGTAAATGAAAATAAACGGTATTTTATTCAGACAGATGTAGCATTAAACTCGACAACCTTTAAGAATTGGGTTGAGGACAGTAGTAAAAAGAAAATTGTCTTCGATGCAAAACAAGCAATTGTTTCTCTTAAATGGAAGGGAATTACATTGCGTGGAGTGGAAATGGACTTACTGATTGCATCCTACCTACTTAATCCATCAGAATCAAATCATGATATTTCTGCCATTGCTCGTCGAAAAGGTTTTAATCATGTTCAGGATGATGAGCTTGTGTATGGCAAAGGGGCAAAACGAAAGGTACCAGATACAGATGAACTTGCTGAACATTTAGTTCGAAAGGCAGATAGTGTCTTTCAACTGTACGATCAATTAGAAGATGAATTAAAAAAGAATGAACAATACGGGTTATTTAAAGAGTTAGAGATGCCTTTATCAATCATTCTGGCAGAAATGGAATCGACAGGAGTCATGGTTGATGTTGAACGGTTGCAGAATATGGGACAAGATCTTGAGGGACGGTTAACTGAAATAGAGAAAGAAATTCACACTTTAGCTGGTGAATCATTTAATATTAACTCACCGAAACAATTAGGTGTGATTTTATTCGAAAAGTTAGAATTACCAGTTATAAAGAAAACGAAAACAGGTTATTCGACATCAGCGGATGTACTTGATAAATTGAAAAGCAAACATGAAATTGTAGATAAAATCCTTCATTATCGTCAACTAGGGAAACTAAATTCAACATACATAGAAGGGTTATTAAAGGTTGTTCACAAAGATACAAATAAAATTCATACTCGTTTTAACCAAGCACTTACACAAACAGGGAGATTAAGTTCAATTGAACCTAATTTACAAAATATACCGATTCGTTTGGAGGAAGGTAGAAAAATTCGTCAAGCATTTATTCCATCTCAGCAAGACTGGGTAATTTTTGCTGCGGATTATTCTCAAATTGAATTACGTGTACTAGCACATATTGCAAATGATGAGAACTTAATTGAAGCGTTTAATAATGGGATGGACATTCATACAAAAACAGCGATGGATGTATTTAATGTAAATGCTGATGAAGTTACTTCAGATATGCGTAGACAAGCAAAGGCTGTAAACTTTGGGATCGTGTATGGGATTAGTGATTATGGATTATCTCAAAATTTAGGGATCACACGTAAAGAAGCACAAGCATTTATTGAAGCCTATCTTCAAAGCTTCCCAGGTGTACAGGAATATATGGACAGTATCGTAAGAGAGGCGAAAGATAAAGGTTTTGTCTCAACAATGATGCAAAGAAGACGTTATATACCAGATATTACGAGTAGAAATTTCAATCAACGAAGCTTTGCTGAACGTACTGCAATGAATACACCAATACAAGGTAGTGGAGCAGATATTATTAAAAAAGCGATGATTGATATGGCGAAGCGCCTTGAAACAGAAGGTTTACAAGCGCGGTTACTTCTGCAAGTACATGATGAATTGATTTTTGAAGCGCCAAAGGAAGAAATTGAAAAACTAATACAGGTTGTTCCTGATGTAATGGAAAATACAATTCAATTAAAAGTACCTTTGAAAGTGGATTATTCTTATGGTCCAACATGGTTTGATGCAAAATAA
- the mutM gene encoding DNA-formamidopyrimidine glycosylase, giving the protein MPELPEVETVRRTLIELVKGKTIEDVEVRWPKMIKHPDDVQQFSEYLKGQTIHDVKRRGKFLIFVLDNDVLISHLRMEGRYGLYRKEDEVDKHTHVLFTFTDNSQLRYKDVRKFGTMHIFKKGTEEDVEPLNKLGPEPFSEHFTVEHLAHNLSRTTRKVKTALLDQVIVTGLGNIYVDEALFRSGVHPERLGNSLIQQEVSKLHEQIVSTLKEAVDKGGSTIRSYVNTQGEMGMFQLELFVYGKQGEPCSTCGKEIEKTVVGGRGTHFCSNCQK; this is encoded by the coding sequence ATGCCTGAACTACCAGAAGTCGAAACAGTTCGACGTACATTAATTGAACTTGTAAAAGGTAAAACAATTGAAGATGTTGAAGTTCGTTGGCCGAAAATGATAAAACACCCAGATGACGTACAACAATTTTCTGAGTATCTAAAAGGACAAACGATCCATGATGTAAAACGAAGAGGGAAATTTTTGATCTTTGTTCTAGATAATGATGTGCTCATATCACACTTGCGAATGGAGGGACGTTACGGATTATATAGGAAAGAAGATGAGGTAGATAAACATACTCATGTTTTATTTACGTTCACAGATAATAGTCAATTAAGGTATAAAGACGTACGTAAATTTGGAACGATGCACATTTTCAAAAAGGGAACTGAAGAAGATGTTGAACCACTTAACAAACTTGGACCAGAACCTTTTTCAGAACATTTTACAGTGGAACACCTTGCTCATAATTTATCTCGAACAACTCGCAAAGTGAAGACAGCATTACTTGATCAAGTAATTGTTACAGGTTTAGGAAATATCTATGTTGATGAAGCGCTATTCCGTAGCGGCGTACATCCAGAACGGTTAGGGAACTCATTGATTCAACAGGAAGTTAGTAAGCTTCATGAACAAATTGTTTCAACATTAAAAGAAGCTGTTGACAAAGGAGGCAGTACGATACGCTCTTATGTTAACACACAAGGAGAAATGGGAATGTTTCAATTAGAACTATTTGTTTATGGAAAGCAAGGTGAACCATGTTCAACTTGTGGAAAAGAAATTGAGAAAACCGTTGTTGGTGGAAGAGGAACTCATTTTTGTTCGAATTGTCAAAAATGA
- the ytaF gene encoding sporulation membrane protein YtaF: MGYFLSLLLLALAVSLDSFSVGFTYGLRKMSLPLKSIFIIACCTIITMLIAMAGGTLLALWLSPSAAERVGGIVLMGIGAWVLYQFFRPERENEPNNEPKVLLKFEIKSIGLVIQILRNSMVADIDGSGTITGIEAFLLGFALSLDAFGAGIGAALIGYSPIMMALLTALMSSIFVTAGLKCGKLFANVAWMQRFSFVPGILLIILGMWKI; this comes from the coding sequence ATGGGGTATTTTCTTTCCTTACTTCTTCTAGCGCTAGCTGTAAGTTTGGATAGTTTTAGCGTTGGATTCACCTACGGACTTAGGAAGATGTCATTACCATTGAAGTCTATTTTCATTATTGCTTGTTGCACTATTATTACAATGCTAATTGCAATGGCGGGTGGTACATTGCTAGCTCTATGGTTATCACCTTCTGCTGCTGAACGGGTTGGTGGCATCGTGTTAATGGGGATTGGTGCTTGGGTATTGTATCAATTTTTTCGACCTGAGCGAGAAAACGAACCTAATAATGAGCCGAAAGTACTGTTAAAATTTGAGATTAAATCAATTGGATTAGTCATTCAGATTTTACGAAATTCGATGGTAGCGGATATTGATGGGTCAGGTACAATTACGGGAATTGAAGCTTTTTTACTTGGATTTGCATTATCGCTCGATGCTTTTGGAGCAGGGATTGGTGCGGCACTGATTGGTTATTCTCCAATAATGATGGCACTGTTAACAGCTTTAATGAGCTCAATATTTGTAACAGCAGGACTAAAGTGTGGCAAGTTGTTTGCGAATGTTGCTTGGATGCAACGTTTCTCATTTGTGCCAGGCATTTTACTTATCATTTTAGGTATGTGGAAAATATAA
- the coaE gene encoding dephospho-CoA kinase (Dephospho-CoA kinase (CoaE) performs the final step in coenzyme A biosynthesis.) — MTVIIGLTGGIASGKSTVSNMFRQLNIPVIDADVAARKVVEVGQSAYTQIVKTFGEEVLQEDRTINREKLGSIIFHNQGAREQLNQIVHPAVRSLMNDQKDTYIKAGEKVVVMDIPLLFESKLTYLVDKTIVVYVSTEVQLERLMKRNQLSREEAQARINSQLSLEEKKIMADKFLDNNGTSLETNEQLLQILKQWGICKNS, encoded by the coding sequence TTGACAGTAATTATAGGGTTAACAGGTGGAATTGCAAGTGGGAAAAGTACAGTATCTAATATGTTTAGGCAATTAAATATTCCAGTAATTGATGCAGACGTGGCCGCTCGAAAAGTTGTTGAAGTAGGACAGTCAGCGTATACCCAAATAGTAAAGACCTTTGGAGAAGAAGTTTTACAGGAAGACCGTACGATTAATAGAGAAAAGTTAGGTTCAATTATTTTTCACAATCAAGGTGCACGCGAGCAATTGAATCAAATAGTGCATCCTGCTGTTCGATCATTAATGAATGATCAAAAAGATACATACATAAAAGCTGGTGAAAAAGTCGTTGTAATGGATATTCCACTGCTGTTTGAAAGCAAGCTTACTTATCTTGTTGATAAAACAATTGTTGTTTATGTAAGTACAGAAGTTCAACTTGAACGACTAATGAAACGAAATCAACTGTCTAGAGAAGAAGCACAAGCACGAATTAATTCACAGCTATCTCTTGAAGAAAAAAAGATTATGGCTGATAAGTTTCTTGATAATAATGGTACATCTCTGGAAACGAATGAACAGTTACTTCAAATATTAAAACAATGGGGTATATGTAAGAATAGTTAA
- a CDS encoding glyceraldehyde-3-phosphate dehydrogenase encodes MKAKVAINSFGRIGRMFFRNAIHDDTLEIVAVNASYPADTLAHMLKYDSVHGIFPSEVKAEEDALIVDGKRVQLLNNRDPKALPWKELGVDIVIEATGKFNSKEKASAHIEAGAKKVIITAPAKNEDITIVMGVNDEQYVHEEHHVISNASCTTNCLAPVAKVLNEQFGIENGLMTTVHAYTNDQKNVDNPHKKDLRRARACGQSIIPTSTGAAKALSIVMPELKGKLHGMSLRVPTPNVSLVDLVVDLKREVTVEEVNEAFRTAAEGRMKNIIGITDEPLVSIDFTSNKLSSIVDALSTMVIGEKKVKVLAWYDNEWGYSSRVVDLAKHVASSIIKDAQVQVS; translated from the coding sequence ATGAAGGCAAAAGTAGCGATTAATAGTTTTGGTCGTATCGGGAGAATGTTTTTCCGTAATGCGATTCATGATGACACATTAGAAATTGTAGCGGTGAATGCAAGTTACCCTGCGGATACATTAGCTCACATGTTGAAATATGATAGCGTACACGGTATCTTCCCTAGTGAAGTAAAAGCAGAGGAAGACGCACTTATTGTAGATGGGAAGCGTGTACAGCTTTTAAATAACCGTGATCCGAAAGCGCTACCATGGAAAGAACTGGGTGTAGATATCGTAATTGAAGCAACAGGTAAGTTTAATTCTAAAGAAAAAGCAAGTGCTCATATTGAAGCTGGTGCTAAGAAAGTTATCATTACTGCTCCTGCTAAAAATGAGGATATAACAATTGTAATGGGTGTCAATGATGAGCAGTATGTTCATGAAGAACACCATGTCATTTCAAATGCATCTTGTACAACAAACTGCCTTGCTCCAGTAGCAAAAGTACTAAATGAACAATTTGGAATTGAAAACGGTTTAATGACAACTGTACATGCTTATACAAATGATCAAAAAAATGTTGATAATCCTCATAAAAAAGATTTGCGTCGTGCGCGAGCTTGTGGACAATCTATAATTCCTACTAGCACTGGTGCAGCAAAAGCATTATCAATTGTTATGCCAGAGTTGAAAGGGAAATTACATGGAATGTCACTTCGTGTTCCGACGCCAAATGTATCACTTGTTGATCTTGTTGTAGATTTAAAACGCGAAGTAACAGTGGAGGAAGTGAATGAGGCGTTCCGTACTGCTGCTGAAGGTCGAATGAAGAATATAATTGGAATTACAGATGAACCATTAGTATCAATTGATTTTACTAGCAATAAGTTATCTTCTATTGTTGATGCACTCTCCACTATGGTTATTGGAGAGAAGAAGGTTAAAGTGTTAGCATGGTATGATAATGAGTGGGGGTATTCTAGTCGTGTTGTAGATTTAGCTAAGCATGTGGCAAGTAGTATTATTAAGGATGCACAAGTTCAAGTATCTTAA
- the speD gene encoding adenosylmethionine decarboxylase → METMGRHVIAELWDCNTDKLNDMDLIERIFVDAALKAGAEVREVAFHKFAPHGVSGVVIISESHLTIHSFPEHGYASIDVYTCGDRIDPNVAAEYIAEALEAKTNENIEVPRGMGPVQVEKRGVNVL, encoded by the coding sequence ATGGAAACTATGGGTCGACACGTTATTGCTGAATTGTGGGATTGTAACACTGATAAATTAAACGATATGGATTTAATTGAACGAATTTTTGTAGATGCAGCACTTAAAGCTGGTGCAGAAGTACGAGAAGTAGCTTTTCATAAGTTTGCGCCACATGGAGTAAGTGGTGTTGTCATCATTTCTGAATCGCATTTAACTATTCACAGTTTTCCTGAACATGGTTATGCGAGCATAGATGTTTATACTTGCGGAGATCGCATTGATCCGAATGTTGCTGCAGAGTATATTGCAGAAGCATTAGAAGCTAAAACAAATGAAAATATTGAAGTTCCACGCGGAATGGGACCTGTACAAGTTGAAAAACGTGGTGTCAACGTACTTTAA
- the nrdR gene encoding transcriptional regulator NrdR: MRCPNCHHHGTRVLDSRPIDDGRAIKRRRECEECHYRFTTFEKVEEMPLIVVKKEGIREEFSREKILRGLIKACEKRPVPLQSLEDLVQDIERNLRNQGISEVQSEAIGEMIMDRLADIDEVAYVRFASVYRQFKDINVFIEELKDLIKRGE, from the coding sequence ATGCGTTGTCCAAATTGTCACCATCATGGAACGAGAGTGCTTGATTCCCGACCAATAGATGATGGAAGAGCAATTAAAAGAAGACGAGAATGTGAAGAATGCCACTACCGTTTTACAACATTTGAGAAAGTGGAAGAGATGCCACTAATTGTTGTGAAAAAGGAAGGTATACGTGAAGAATTTAGCCGTGAGAAGATTTTACGTGGATTAATTAAAGCATGTGAGAAACGCCCAGTCCCATTACAAAGTTTAGAGGATTTGGTACAGGACATTGAGCGTAATCTTAGAAATCAAGGTATATCAGAAGTACAAAGTGAGGCTATTGGGGAAATGATCATGGATCGACTTGCAGACATAGATGAGGTCGCATATGTTCGATTTGCCTCCGTGTATCGTCAATTTAAAGATATAAATGTTTTTATTGAAGAGTTAAAAGACTTAATTAAACGAGGAGAATAA
- a CDS encoding replication initiation and membrane attachment family protein, with amino-acid sequence MTHHWKEVLSVDRYIVQKNGLLHAFDQKVITMLYQPLIGALATSLYITLWTEAENLSSTNDSSSHHRLMSIMQSNLSSIYEERLKLEGIGLLKTFVRKEDDDVRTFLYQLQPPLTPSQFFYDGILNVYLYNRVGKQVFQQLKNHFSIHQSVQADFNEVTRSFHQTFTTISPSELTAKGEEMQDYLRIEDGKTFVGREKVNSIDIAKSTFDFDLLYSGLSESIISKESLSDKVKDVIVKLAFVYQIGAIEMKNLVLQALNPSTDEIEIETLRKAARDWYQYEHRGEMPALSERKQPLLLQTMNDKEPATQEERLVSHLETVSPYEMLLELSNGAEPSSQDLQIVEEVLLKQKLNPGVINVLLQYVMLRSDMKLSKTYVMKIASHWARKKVQTVPGAMQIAKEEHKKYQQWDEKKSQPSARKVIRREKLPDWFKNEEQDVKKVETDHSKDEEKNQPSNGKWKQLEEEIKKKYKKRSNN; translated from the coding sequence ATGACACATCACTGGAAGGAAGTATTATCTGTTGATCGTTACATAGTGCAAAAGAACGGTTTACTACACGCATTCGATCAAAAGGTTATTACGATGTTATATCAGCCTTTGATTGGTGCTTTAGCAACAAGTTTATATATAACATTGTGGACAGAGGCTGAGAATCTCAGTAGTACAAATGATAGTTCTAGTCATCATCGCCTAATGAGTATTATGCAATCAAATTTGTCATCTATTTATGAAGAACGTCTCAAATTAGAGGGGATTGGATTATTAAAGACATTTGTGAGAAAAGAGGATGACGATGTACGAACGTTTCTTTATCAATTACAGCCACCGTTGACACCTTCCCAATTTTTCTATGATGGCATATTAAATGTATATCTTTATAACCGTGTTGGAAAGCAAGTGTTTCAACAATTAAAAAATCATTTTTCTATTCATCAAAGTGTACAAGCTGATTTTAATGAGGTAACACGAAGCTTTCATCAAACATTTACGACAATATCACCATCTGAGCTTACGGCGAAGGGTGAAGAGATGCAAGATTACTTAAGAATTGAAGATGGGAAGACATTTGTTGGGCGTGAAAAAGTTAACTCCATTGATATAGCAAAATCAACATTCGATTTTGATTTATTATATAGTGGCTTATCAGAATCAATTATTTCCAAAGAGAGCCTCTCAGATAAAGTGAAAGATGTTATCGTAAAGTTAGCTTTTGTCTATCAAATTGGTGCGATTGAGATGAAAAATCTCGTTCTACAAGCATTAAATCCGTCAACAGATGAAATAGAAATTGAAACGCTACGCAAAGCTGCTCGCGATTGGTATCAATATGAACATCGCGGAGAAATGCCTGCCTTAAGTGAACGGAAGCAACCATTATTACTTCAAACTATGAATGATAAAGAACCGGCAACACAGGAAGAACGTTTAGTTTCACATCTAGAAACAGTTTCACCATATGAAATGTTATTAGAGCTGTCTAATGGTGCAGAACCCTCTTCTCAAGATCTTCAAATTGTTGAAGAAGTTTTATTAAAACAAAAGTTAAATCCAGGTGTTATCAATGTCTTACTTCAGTATGTTATGTTAAGAAGCGATATGAAGTTATCAAAAACATATGTAATGAAGATTGCTTCACACTGGGCAAGGAAGAAGGTACAAACAGTTCCAGGGGCGATGCAAATTGCTAAAGAAGAGCATAAGAAATATCAGCAATGGGATGAGAAAAAGTCTCAACCTTCTGCTCGTAAAGTAATTCGAAGGGAAAAGTTACCTGATTGGTTCAAAAATGAAGAACAAGATGTTAAAAAGGTAGAAACTGATCATAGTAAAGATGAAGAAAAGAATCAACCTTCGAATGGTAAGTGGAAGCAACTTGAAGAAGAGATAAAGAAAAAATATAAAAAAAGAAGTAACAATTAA